In Syngnathus acus chromosome 21, fSynAcu1.2, whole genome shotgun sequence, one genomic interval encodes:
- the lrrfip1a gene encoding leucine-rich repeat flightless-interacting protein 1 isoform X17, translating into MGTQGTGRKRNSNKERTTAEDDALNLIARDAEARLAAKRAARAEAREIRMRELERQQKEEDSERYSRPSHTHTLSDDDERMSAGSRGSARVDDRDYPEKGSRAASALTATTLTSLGGSSSRRGSVESALTVDAESATREIKEIHELKDQIQDVESKYSQNLKEVKEALAEVEEKYRKAMVSNAQLDNEKNNLMYQVDTLKDSLMELEELLSESRRQFEDKLKDFEREQHAHSVLQFQFNDMKETLKQSEELLNEIRQLRLKQESFAREIADLQETVEWKDKKIGALERQKEYTDAIRTERDDLREEVVKLKDILKKHGIVLGPDLSVNGDANETETDAAAGGDGASPSSPAEGSSVLGSSDDSGLRSRGKEAVDQEERGQVFEEGQTSAADRLSDTYEASGSVKEKMANAVVQDNDATGQTVTRVNSDLEETDAIMNGNLIEAVQELCPQDQTSPQTSCPVGANESESSRQEQMKDSESCPHLELLHEEMGDVVAFEENSQSCPLDGEYAEPCPRVQGVGEPQSGLQADLQSSPQEDIPPSKSCQGEDVKTSPHGDGKDFESNIQDPEWCPQVEVKSSEWCPQVEDAKDDGQEDGNDSEPCSRVQVGQDSQSGPRVVEGIAELQQETAEASSGDAETNVTKPAAGKSANVRGKKKKKKRRGKRKAEELSHQRDNKGGNGTTEQDKLQTEGAGAPLANADCAHDIQCLQEATQQAEPANLHHLQESTTAQMLHADEQSSRHLEMEKVEIVQAQAPKESFDSAEAQEGSDPILDKDAIIDDTTIVSGPGDTTFVQNEVETSSPTLNDNKEDSVGQLESCDEAASESHNRVSVTSPDDIGDGLQDSSSSSALRADSLTEVVFKQQTFTNQEDEEILKKDNDHLLTFVQPEKSSHDLDEEETRAGLVADGRTLLCEDGFVDAALDTLESQKVSHQVTNENLAAAEEHESMEGDHQAADLRACQQDSGEDEDEKGHSFDFDDMDLDTAVETLGNPERRRVEVGDEDVASDELQTDKNRKDSEAVAPEQTDVEMAVEVLPDECSKNNNNSNTETPTTRRDARGAAPNVLTNVESHGKDGQPSNTGLPQTPGEDQIPAQAAPLAVDSVENAQDASATLSNMEAPVSGKDSKKNGKQGKGKGKDDCKVT; encoded by the exons ATGGGCACCCAGGGCACAGGACGCAAAAGAAACAGTAACAAGGAGCGAACCACGGCAGAGGACGATGCCCTCAATCTCATCGCCAGAGAC GCCGAGGCCCGACTGGCAGCCAAGAGGGCAGCGAGGGCGGAAGCCAGAGAGATCCGCATGCGGGAGCTTGAGAGGCAACAAAAAGAg GAGGACAGTGAGCGATACTCGCGACCTTCGCACACGCATACG CTTTCAGATGACGACGAACGGATGTCTGCGGGGAGCCGAGGCAGCGCCAGG GTAGACGACAGGGATTATCCTGAGAAA GGTTCTCGAGCGGCTTCCGCATTAACGGCGACCACTCTCACCTCCCTCGGCGGGAGTTCCTCACGGAGAGGAAGCGTCGAGAGCGCCCTCACCGTCGATGCGGAAAGTGCCACAAGGGAAATCAAG GAAATTCATGAACTGAAGGATCAGATTCAAGATGTGGAGTCCAAGTACAGTCAGAACCTAAAAGAAGTCAAG gagGCCTTAGCAGAGGTGGAGGAGAAGTACCGCAAGGCCATGGTGTCCAACGCCCAGCTggacaatgaaaaaaacaacctgaTGTACCAGGTGGACACGCTCAAAGACTCGCTGATGGAACTGGAGGAACTCCTGTCTGAGTCAAGGCGGCAGTTCGAGGACAAGCTCAAG GATTTTGAACGTGAGCAACACGCCCACAGTGTGCTTCAGTTCCAGTTCAACGACATGAAGGAGACCCTGAAACAAAGCGAGGAGCTGCTAAAT GAGATTCGCCAGTTGCGTTTGAAGCAGGAGAGTTTTGCTAGGGAAATAGCCGATCTCCAAGAAACAGTGGAGTGGAAGGATAAGAAAATTGGG GCCTTAGAGCGACAGAAAGAATACACGGACGCGATCCGAACCGAGCGAGACGATCTCAGAGAAGAGGTGGTGAAGCTGAAAGATATTCTGAAG AAACACGGAATAGTGCTGGGACCCGACCTGAGCGTCAACGGCGACGCCAACGAGACGGAAACGGACGCGGCCGCCGGCGGAGACGGCGCTTCGCCGAGCTCCCCGGCGGAGGGGAGCAGCGTGCTTG GAAGCTCAGACGACTCTGGGTTGAGAAGTAGAGGCAAGGAAGCGGTGGATCAAGAAGAGCGCGGACAAGTGTTTGAGGAAGGCCAGACGAGCGCCGCCGATAGGCTCTCGGACACTTATGAGGCGTCCGGCTCCgtgaaagaaaagatggcaaaTGCCGTCGTTCAAGACAATGACGCAACGGGTCAAACAGTCACGCGAGTCAACTCTGATTTAGAGGAGACAGACGCAATAATGAATGGTAATTTGATAGAAGCTGTCCAAGAATTGTGCCCCCAAGATCAAACAAGTCCCCAAACAAGTTGCCCAGTAGGCGCTAATGAGTCCGAATCAAGTCGCCAAGAACAAATGAAAGATTCCGAATCGTGTCCCCATCTGGAGCTCCTTCATGAAGAGATGGGAGACGTCGTAGCTTTTGAAGAAAATTCCCAATCGTGTCCCTTAGATGGTGAATATGCTGAACCGTGTCCCCGTGTGCAAGGCGTTGGAGAACCTCAGTCTGGTCTCCAAGCAGATTTGCAATCATCTCCTCAAGAAGATATTCCTCCATCTAAATCCTGTCAAGGGGAAGATGTCAAAACATCTCCCCATGGAGATGGGAAAGATTTCGAATCAAACATTCAAGACCCAGAATGGTGCCCCCAAGTAGAGGTCAAAAGTTCTGAATGGTGTCCCCAAGTGGAAGATGCAAAGGATGACGGACAAGAAGACGGAAATGATTCGGAACCGTGTTCCCGAGTACAAGTCGGCCAAGACTCGCAATCTGGTCCGCGAGTCGTGGAGGGCATCGCTGAACTGCAGCAGGAAACTGCTGAAGCAAGCAGCGGTGACGCAGAAACAAATGTCACCAAGCCTGCCGCCGGTAAGAGCGCAAACGTCcgtgggaaaaagaaaaaaaagaagaggagaggCAAAAGGAAAGCTGAGGAACTAAGTCATCAAAGGGACAACAAAGGAGGAAATGGGACCACGGAGCAAGACAAGCTCCAGACAGAAGGCGCAGGAGCACCATTAGCAAACGCAGACTGTGCTCACGACATCCAGTGCCTTCAAGAAGCCACTCAACAGGCGGAGCCCGCAAACCTTCACCATCTCCAAGAAAGCACGACGGCGCAAATGCTCCATGCGGATGAGCAAAGCAGTCGAcatttggaaatggaaaaagtaGAAATAGTGCAAGCGCAAGCTCCAAAAGAAAGTTTTGATTCTGCCGAAGCGCAGGAAGGATCAGATCCCATTTTGGACAAAGACGCCATTATAGATGACACCACCATCGTTTCAGGTCCTGGTGACACGACCTTTGTCCAGAATGAAGTTGAAACAAGTTCTCCAACGCTCAACGATAATAAGGAAGACTCCGTAGGCCAGTTGGAAAGCTGCGACGAAGCGGCCTCAGAAAGTCACAATCGGGTGTCTGTGACGTCTCCCGACGACATCGGCGACGGTCTCCAAGACTCGTCGTCATCGTCTGCGCTACGAGCCGATAGCCTCACGGAGGTTGTTTTCAAACAGCAAACGTTTACAAATcaagaggatgaggagatCTTGAAAAAGGACAACGACCACTTGCTCACTTTTGTCCAGCCGGAGAAATCCTCGCATGACCTTGACGAGGAGGAGACTCGGGCCGGACTCGTTGCCGACGGACGGACTTTGCTTTGCGAAGATGGTTTTGTTGACGCTGCCTTGGACACGCTGGAGTCGCAGAAAGTGAGCCATCAAGTCACGAATGAAAACCTAGCTGCTGCAGAGGAGCATGAAAGCATGGAAGGTGACCATCAAGCCGCCGATCTCCGCGCCTGCCAGCAGGACAGTGGGGAGGATGAAGATGAGAAAGGGCATTCCTTTGATTTTGACGACATGGACCTGGACACCGCCGTGGAGACGCTGGGAAATCCTGAGCGGCGGCGAGTTGAGGTGGGAGATGAAGACGTCGCATCAGATGAGCTCCAAACCGACAAGAACAGAAAGGATAGCGAGGCGGTCGCACCAGAGCAGACAGATGTTGAGATGGCCGTGGAAGTCCTGCCAGATGAATGTagtaagaataataataatagcaatACTGAAACGCCAACAACGCGGAGAGATGCGCGTGGAGCCGCACCAAACGTTTTGACCAATGTAGAAAGCCACGGGAAGGACGGCCAGCCTTCCAACACTGGACTTCCGCAAACCCCGGGCGAAGACCAAATCCCAGCTCAGGCCGCGCCGTTAGCGGTAGATAGCGTTGAGAATGCGCAAGATGCAAGCGCCACCCTTAGCAACATGGAGGCGCCCGTCTCTGGAAAAGACAGCAAGAAAAATGGAAAGCAGGGAAAAGGCAAGGGCAAAGATGACTGCAAGGTGACTTAG
- the lrrfip1a gene encoding leucine-rich repeat flightless-interacting protein 1 isoform X19: MGTQGTGRKRNSNKERTTAEDDALNLIARDAEARLAAKRAARAEAREIRMRELERQQKEVDDRDYPEKGSRAASALTATTLTSLGGSSSRRGSVESALTVDAESATREIKEIHELKDQIQDVESKYSQNLKEVKEALAEVEEKYRKAMVSNAQLDNEKNNLMYQVDTLKDSLMELEELLSESRRQFEDKLKDFEREQHAHSVLQFQFNDMKETLKQSEELLNEIRQLRLKQESFAREIADLQETVEWKDKKIGALERQKEYTDAIRTERDDLREEVVKLKDILKKHGIVLGPDLSVNGDANETETDAAAGGDGASPSSPAEGSSVLGSSDDSGLRSRGKEAVDQEERGQVFEEGQTSAADRLSDTYEASGSVKEKMANAVVQDNDATGQTVTRVNSDLEETDAIMNGNLIEAVQELCPQDQTSPQTSCPVGANESESSRQEQMKDSESCPHLELLHEEMGDVVAFEENSQSCPLDGEYAEPCPRVQGVGEPQSGLQADLQSSPQEDIPPSKSCQGEDVKTSPHGDGKDFESNIQDPEWCPQVEVKSSEWCPQVEDAKDDGQEDGNDSEPCSRVQVGQDSQSGPRVVEGIAELQQETAEASSGDAETNVTKPAAGKSANVRGKKKKKKRRGKRKAEELSHQRDNKGGNGTTEQDKLQTEGAGAPLANADCAHDIQCLQEATQQAEPANLHHLQESTTAQMLHADEQSSRHLEMEKVEIVQAQAPKESFDSAEAQEGSDPILDKDAIIDDTTIVSGPGDTTFVQNEVETSSPTLNDNKEDSVGQLESCDEAASESHNRVSVTSPDDIGDGLQDSSSSSALRADSLTEVVFKQQTFTNQEDEEILKKDNDHLLTFVQPEKSSHDLDEEETRAGLVADGRTLLCEDGFVDAALDTLESQKVSHQVTNENLAAAEEHESMEGDHQAADLRACQQDSGEDEDEKGHSFDFDDMDLDTAVETLGNPERRRVEVGDEDVASDELQTDKNRKDSEAVAPEQTDVEMAVEVLPDECSKNNNNSNTETPTTRRDARGAAPNVLTNVESHGKDGQPSNTGLPQTPGEDQIPAQAAPLAVDSVENAQDASATLSNMEAPVSGKDSKKNGKQGKGKGKDDCKVT, encoded by the exons ATGGGCACCCAGGGCACAGGACGCAAAAGAAACAGTAACAAGGAGCGAACCACGGCAGAGGACGATGCCCTCAATCTCATCGCCAGAGAC GCCGAGGCCCGACTGGCAGCCAAGAGGGCAGCGAGGGCGGAAGCCAGAGAGATCCGCATGCGGGAGCTTGAGAGGCAACAAAAAGAg GTAGACGACAGGGATTATCCTGAGAAA GGTTCTCGAGCGGCTTCCGCATTAACGGCGACCACTCTCACCTCCCTCGGCGGGAGTTCCTCACGGAGAGGAAGCGTCGAGAGCGCCCTCACCGTCGATGCGGAAAGTGCCACAAGGGAAATCAAG GAAATTCATGAACTGAAGGATCAGATTCAAGATGTGGAGTCCAAGTACAGTCAGAACCTAAAAGAAGTCAAG gagGCCTTAGCAGAGGTGGAGGAGAAGTACCGCAAGGCCATGGTGTCCAACGCCCAGCTggacaatgaaaaaaacaacctgaTGTACCAGGTGGACACGCTCAAAGACTCGCTGATGGAACTGGAGGAACTCCTGTCTGAGTCAAGGCGGCAGTTCGAGGACAAGCTCAAG GATTTTGAACGTGAGCAACACGCCCACAGTGTGCTTCAGTTCCAGTTCAACGACATGAAGGAGACCCTGAAACAAAGCGAGGAGCTGCTAAAT GAGATTCGCCAGTTGCGTTTGAAGCAGGAGAGTTTTGCTAGGGAAATAGCCGATCTCCAAGAAACAGTGGAGTGGAAGGATAAGAAAATTGGG GCCTTAGAGCGACAGAAAGAATACACGGACGCGATCCGAACCGAGCGAGACGATCTCAGAGAAGAGGTGGTGAAGCTGAAAGATATTCTGAAG AAACACGGAATAGTGCTGGGACCCGACCTGAGCGTCAACGGCGACGCCAACGAGACGGAAACGGACGCGGCCGCCGGCGGAGACGGCGCTTCGCCGAGCTCCCCGGCGGAGGGGAGCAGCGTGCTTG GAAGCTCAGACGACTCTGGGTTGAGAAGTAGAGGCAAGGAAGCGGTGGATCAAGAAGAGCGCGGACAAGTGTTTGAGGAAGGCCAGACGAGCGCCGCCGATAGGCTCTCGGACACTTATGAGGCGTCCGGCTCCgtgaaagaaaagatggcaaaTGCCGTCGTTCAAGACAATGACGCAACGGGTCAAACAGTCACGCGAGTCAACTCTGATTTAGAGGAGACAGACGCAATAATGAATGGTAATTTGATAGAAGCTGTCCAAGAATTGTGCCCCCAAGATCAAACAAGTCCCCAAACAAGTTGCCCAGTAGGCGCTAATGAGTCCGAATCAAGTCGCCAAGAACAAATGAAAGATTCCGAATCGTGTCCCCATCTGGAGCTCCTTCATGAAGAGATGGGAGACGTCGTAGCTTTTGAAGAAAATTCCCAATCGTGTCCCTTAGATGGTGAATATGCTGAACCGTGTCCCCGTGTGCAAGGCGTTGGAGAACCTCAGTCTGGTCTCCAAGCAGATTTGCAATCATCTCCTCAAGAAGATATTCCTCCATCTAAATCCTGTCAAGGGGAAGATGTCAAAACATCTCCCCATGGAGATGGGAAAGATTTCGAATCAAACATTCAAGACCCAGAATGGTGCCCCCAAGTAGAGGTCAAAAGTTCTGAATGGTGTCCCCAAGTGGAAGATGCAAAGGATGACGGACAAGAAGACGGAAATGATTCGGAACCGTGTTCCCGAGTACAAGTCGGCCAAGACTCGCAATCTGGTCCGCGAGTCGTGGAGGGCATCGCTGAACTGCAGCAGGAAACTGCTGAAGCAAGCAGCGGTGACGCAGAAACAAATGTCACCAAGCCTGCCGCCGGTAAGAGCGCAAACGTCcgtgggaaaaagaaaaaaaagaagaggagaggCAAAAGGAAAGCTGAGGAACTAAGTCATCAAAGGGACAACAAAGGAGGAAATGGGACCACGGAGCAAGACAAGCTCCAGACAGAAGGCGCAGGAGCACCATTAGCAAACGCAGACTGTGCTCACGACATCCAGTGCCTTCAAGAAGCCACTCAACAGGCGGAGCCCGCAAACCTTCACCATCTCCAAGAAAGCACGACGGCGCAAATGCTCCATGCGGATGAGCAAAGCAGTCGAcatttggaaatggaaaaagtaGAAATAGTGCAAGCGCAAGCTCCAAAAGAAAGTTTTGATTCTGCCGAAGCGCAGGAAGGATCAGATCCCATTTTGGACAAAGACGCCATTATAGATGACACCACCATCGTTTCAGGTCCTGGTGACACGACCTTTGTCCAGAATGAAGTTGAAACAAGTTCTCCAACGCTCAACGATAATAAGGAAGACTCCGTAGGCCAGTTGGAAAGCTGCGACGAAGCGGCCTCAGAAAGTCACAATCGGGTGTCTGTGACGTCTCCCGACGACATCGGCGACGGTCTCCAAGACTCGTCGTCATCGTCTGCGCTACGAGCCGATAGCCTCACGGAGGTTGTTTTCAAACAGCAAACGTTTACAAATcaagaggatgaggagatCTTGAAAAAGGACAACGACCACTTGCTCACTTTTGTCCAGCCGGAGAAATCCTCGCATGACCTTGACGAGGAGGAGACTCGGGCCGGACTCGTTGCCGACGGACGGACTTTGCTTTGCGAAGATGGTTTTGTTGACGCTGCCTTGGACACGCTGGAGTCGCAGAAAGTGAGCCATCAAGTCACGAATGAAAACCTAGCTGCTGCAGAGGAGCATGAAAGCATGGAAGGTGACCATCAAGCCGCCGATCTCCGCGCCTGCCAGCAGGACAGTGGGGAGGATGAAGATGAGAAAGGGCATTCCTTTGATTTTGACGACATGGACCTGGACACCGCCGTGGAGACGCTGGGAAATCCTGAGCGGCGGCGAGTTGAGGTGGGAGATGAAGACGTCGCATCAGATGAGCTCCAAACCGACAAGAACAGAAAGGATAGCGAGGCGGTCGCACCAGAGCAGACAGATGTTGAGATGGCCGTGGAAGTCCTGCCAGATGAATGTagtaagaataataataatagcaatACTGAAACGCCAACAACGCGGAGAGATGCGCGTGGAGCCGCACCAAACGTTTTGACCAATGTAGAAAGCCACGGGAAGGACGGCCAGCCTTCCAACACTGGACTTCCGCAAACCCCGGGCGAAGACCAAATCCCAGCTCAGGCCGCGCCGTTAGCGGTAGATAGCGTTGAGAATGCGCAAGATGCAAGCGCCACCCTTAGCAACATGGAGGCGCCCGTCTCTGGAAAAGACAGCAAGAAAAATGGAAAGCAGGGAAAAGGCAAGGGCAAAGATGACTGCAAGGTGACTTAG
- the lrrfip1a gene encoding leucine-rich repeat flightless-interacting protein 1 isoform X13, with the protein MGTQGTGRKRNSNKERTTAEDDALNLIARDAEARLAAKRAARAEAREIRMRELERQQKELSDDDERMSAGSRGSARASYAASSDMYSLNGLSAAAAGRNPASTGSYQSSLYEDGLYSGSRQVSGSNSGSHIPIEYASYRSSSNSRTSSRANSARTSPVDERGGSVASLLRSVSGSRGLPRDLANVTIPDFLDVDDRDYPEKGSRAASALTATTLTSLGGSSSRRGSVESALTVDAESATREIKEIHELKDQIQDVESKYSQNLKEVKEALAEVEEKYRKAMVSNAQLDNEKNNLMYQVDTLKDSLMELEELLSESRRQFEDKLKDFEREQHAHSVLQFQFNDMKETLKQSEELLNEIRQLRLKQESFAREIADLQETVEWKDKKIGALERQKEYTDAIRTERDDLREEVVKLKDILKKHGIVLGPDLSVNGDANETETDAAAGGDGASPSSPAEGSSVLGSSDDSGLRSRGKEAVDQEERGQVFEEGQTSAADRLSDTYEASGSVKEKMANAVVQDNDATGQTVTRVNSDLEETDAIMNGNLIEAVQELCPQDQTSPQTSCPVGANESESSRQEQMKDSESCPHLELLHEEMGDVVAFEENSQSCPLDGEYAEPCPRVQGVGEPQSGLQADLQSSPQEDIPPSKSCQGEDVKTSPHGDGKDFESNIQDPEWCPQVEVKSSEWCPQVEDAKDDGQEDGNDSEPCSRVQVGQDSQSGPRVVEGIAELQQETAEASSGDAETNVTKPAAGKSANVRGKKKKKKRRGKRKAEELSHQRDNKGGNGTTEQDKLQTEGAGAPLANADCAHDIQCLQEATQQAEPANLHHLQESTTAQMLHADEQSSRHLEMEKVEIVQAQAPKESFDSAEAQEGSDPILDKDAIIDDTTIVSGPGDTTFVQNEVETSSPTLNDNKEDSVGQLESCDEAASESHNRVSVTSPDDIGDGLQDSSSSSALRADSLTEVVFKQQTFTNQEDEEILKKDNDHLLTFVQPEKSSHDLDEEETRAGLVADGRTLLCEDGFVDAALDTLESQKVSHQVTNENLAAAEEHESMEGDHQAADLRACQQDSGEDEDEKGHSFDFDDMDLDTAVETLGNPERRRVEVGDEDVASDELQTDKNRKDSEAVAPEQTDVEMAVEVLPDECSKNNNNSNTETPTTRRDARGAAPNVLTNVESHGKDGQPSNTGLPQTPGEDQIPAQAAPLAVDSVENAQDASATLSNMEAPVSGKDSKKNGKQGKGKGKDDCKVT; encoded by the exons ATGGGCACCCAGGGCACAGGACGCAAAAGAAACAGTAACAAGGAGCGAACCACGGCAGAGGACGATGCCCTCAATCTCATCGCCAGAGAC GCCGAGGCCCGACTGGCAGCCAAGAGGGCAGCGAGGGCGGAAGCCAGAGAGATCCGCATGCGGGAGCTTGAGAGGCAACAAAAAGAg CTTTCAGATGACGACGAACGGATGTCTGCGGGGAGCCGAGGCAGCGCCAGG GCATCGTACGCCGCCTCATCTGACATGTACAGCCTCAATGGCctgtccgccgccgccgcaggcAGGAACCCGGCTTCGACTGGTTCCTACCAG AGCTCCTTATACGAGGACGGGCTCTATTCCGGGTCGCGCCAAGTGTCCGGCTCCAACTCTGGCTCCCATATc CCAATAGAGTACGCTAGCTACCGCAGCAGCTCCAACTCCAGAACTTCCAGTCGGGCCAATTCTGCCCGTACCAGCCCAGTG GACGAGCGCGGTGGCTCTGTTGCCAGTCTGTTGAGAAGCGTTTCCGGTAGCAGGGGACTCCCCAGGGATCTGGCCAATGTTACCATTCCCGATTTTTTAGAC GTAGACGACAGGGATTATCCTGAGAAA GGTTCTCGAGCGGCTTCCGCATTAACGGCGACCACTCTCACCTCCCTCGGCGGGAGTTCCTCACGGAGAGGAAGCGTCGAGAGCGCCCTCACCGTCGATGCGGAAAGTGCCACAAGGGAAATCAAG GAAATTCATGAACTGAAGGATCAGATTCAAGATGTGGAGTCCAAGTACAGTCAGAACCTAAAAGAAGTCAAG gagGCCTTAGCAGAGGTGGAGGAGAAGTACCGCAAGGCCATGGTGTCCAACGCCCAGCTggacaatgaaaaaaacaacctgaTGTACCAGGTGGACACGCTCAAAGACTCGCTGATGGAACTGGAGGAACTCCTGTCTGAGTCAAGGCGGCAGTTCGAGGACAAGCTCAAG GATTTTGAACGTGAGCAACACGCCCACAGTGTGCTTCAGTTCCAGTTCAACGACATGAAGGAGACCCTGAAACAAAGCGAGGAGCTGCTAAAT GAGATTCGCCAGTTGCGTTTGAAGCAGGAGAGTTTTGCTAGGGAAATAGCCGATCTCCAAGAAACAGTGGAGTGGAAGGATAAGAAAATTGGG GCCTTAGAGCGACAGAAAGAATACACGGACGCGATCCGAACCGAGCGAGACGATCTCAGAGAAGAGGTGGTGAAGCTGAAAGATATTCTGAAG AAACACGGAATAGTGCTGGGACCCGACCTGAGCGTCAACGGCGACGCCAACGAGACGGAAACGGACGCGGCCGCCGGCGGAGACGGCGCTTCGCCGAGCTCCCCGGCGGAGGGGAGCAGCGTGCTTG GAAGCTCAGACGACTCTGGGTTGAGAAGTAGAGGCAAGGAAGCGGTGGATCAAGAAGAGCGCGGACAAGTGTTTGAGGAAGGCCAGACGAGCGCCGCCGATAGGCTCTCGGACACTTATGAGGCGTCCGGCTCCgtgaaagaaaagatggcaaaTGCCGTCGTTCAAGACAATGACGCAACGGGTCAAACAGTCACGCGAGTCAACTCTGATTTAGAGGAGACAGACGCAATAATGAATGGTAATTTGATAGAAGCTGTCCAAGAATTGTGCCCCCAAGATCAAACAAGTCCCCAAACAAGTTGCCCAGTAGGCGCTAATGAGTCCGAATCAAGTCGCCAAGAACAAATGAAAGATTCCGAATCGTGTCCCCATCTGGAGCTCCTTCATGAAGAGATGGGAGACGTCGTAGCTTTTGAAGAAAATTCCCAATCGTGTCCCTTAGATGGTGAATATGCTGAACCGTGTCCCCGTGTGCAAGGCGTTGGAGAACCTCAGTCTGGTCTCCAAGCAGATTTGCAATCATCTCCTCAAGAAGATATTCCTCCATCTAAATCCTGTCAAGGGGAAGATGTCAAAACATCTCCCCATGGAGATGGGAAAGATTTCGAATCAAACATTCAAGACCCAGAATGGTGCCCCCAAGTAGAGGTCAAAAGTTCTGAATGGTGTCCCCAAGTGGAAGATGCAAAGGATGACGGACAAGAAGACGGAAATGATTCGGAACCGTGTTCCCGAGTACAAGTCGGCCAAGACTCGCAATCTGGTCCGCGAGTCGTGGAGGGCATCGCTGAACTGCAGCAGGAAACTGCTGAAGCAAGCAGCGGTGACGCAGAAACAAATGTCACCAAGCCTGCCGCCGGTAAGAGCGCAAACGTCcgtgggaaaaagaaaaaaaagaagaggagaggCAAAAGGAAAGCTGAGGAACTAAGTCATCAAAGGGACAACAAAGGAGGAAATGGGACCACGGAGCAAGACAAGCTCCAGACAGAAGGCGCAGGAGCACCATTAGCAAACGCAGACTGTGCTCACGACATCCAGTGCCTTCAAGAAGCCACTCAACAGGCGGAGCCCGCAAACCTTCACCATCTCCAAGAAAGCACGACGGCGCAAATGCTCCATGCGGATGAGCAAAGCAGTCGAcatttggaaatggaaaaagtaGAAATAGTGCAAGCGCAAGCTCCAAAAGAAAGTTTTGATTCTGCCGAAGCGCAGGAAGGATCAGATCCCATTTTGGACAAAGACGCCATTATAGATGACACCACCATCGTTTCAGGTCCTGGTGACACGACCTTTGTCCAGAATGAAGTTGAAACAAGTTCTCCAACGCTCAACGATAATAAGGAAGACTCCGTAGGCCAGTTGGAAAGCTGCGACGAAGCGGCCTCAGAAAGTCACAATCGGGTGTCTGTGACGTCTCCCGACGACATCGGCGACGGTCTCCAAGACTCGTCGTCATCGTCTGCGCTACGAGCCGATAGCCTCACGGAGGTTGTTTTCAAACAGCAAACGTTTACAAATcaagaggatgaggagatCTTGAAAAAGGACAACGACCACTTGCTCACTTTTGTCCAGCCGGAGAAATCCTCGCATGACCTTGACGAGGAGGAGACTCGGGCCGGACTCGTTGCCGACGGACGGACTTTGCTTTGCGAAGATGGTTTTGTTGACGCTGCCTTGGACACGCTGGAGTCGCAGAAAGTGAGCCATCAAGTCACGAATGAAAACCTAGCTGCTGCAGAGGAGCATGAAAGCATGGAAGGTGACCATCAAGCCGCCGATCTCCGCGCCTGCCAGCAGGACAGTGGGGAGGATGAAGATGAGAAAGGGCATTCCTTTGATTTTGACGACATGGACCTGGACACCGCCGTGGAGACGCTGGGAAATCCTGAGCGGCGGCGAGTTGAGGTGGGAGATGAAGACGTCGCATCAGATGAGCTCCAAACCGACAAGAACAGAAAGGATAGCGAGGCGGTCGCACCAGAGCAGACAGATGTTGAGATGGCCGTGGAAGTCCTGCCAGATGAATGTagtaagaataataataatagcaatACTGAAACGCCAACAACGCGGAGAGATGCGCGTGGAGCCGCACCAAACGTTTTGACCAATGTAGAAAGCCACGGGAAGGACGGCCAGCCTTCCAACACTGGACTTCCGCAAACCCCGGGCGAAGACCAAATCCCAGCTCAGGCCGCGCCGTTAGCGGTAGATAGCGTTGAGAATGCGCAAGATGCAAGCGCCACCCTTAGCAACATGGAGGCGCCCGTCTCTGGAAAAGACAGCAAGAAAAATGGAAAGCAGGGAAAAGGCAAGGGCAAAGATGACTGCAAGGTGACTTAG